The following coding sequences are from one Natrarchaeobaculum sulfurireducens window:
- the smc gene encoding chromosome segregation protein SMC, with amino-acid sequence MYIKAVVLDRFKSFGRKTKIPFYQDFTVVTGPNGSGKSNIIDAVLFALGLARTRGIRAEKLTDLIYNPGHEDGSNTGGPREAIVEVILDNSDETLSRTQVVNAAGSDDVGDVEEIRIRRRVKETEDNYYSYYYLNDRAVNLSDIQDLLAQAGVTPEGYNVVMQGDVTEIINMTPYARRQIIDEIAGVAEFDAKKEDAFSELEIVEERIDEATLRIEEKRDRLAQLEDERREALRYRRLRHEKETYEGYKKASELEEKREALGAAEANADDLADDLEDLQRDLDERQGKVVRLQEDLEDLNAEIERKGEDEQLRIKSEIEALKGDVSRLEDRIEASESQIEAAEADRREAFVQIDRKQEQIADLDAEIREHKLEKASLKTEIVEREAEREQLEAEIEAVDTEYDELKADLADRKADLEAEKTERNDLQREQDRLLDEARRRSNAITETEATIEENREELPELERKRSDLERELEKAEKNRENIASVVDDLKAEKRSVQSKLDDLDDTLQAKQQEYAELEANAGESGDSSFGRAVTTILNSGLEGVHGAVAQLGSVPGEYAVACETAAGGRLANVVVDDDVVGQQCIEHLKSRNAGRATFLPMTEMHQRRLPNAPTDPGVVGFAYDLVDFDTQYASVFSYVLGDTLVVEDIETARSYMGDYRMVTLDGDLVEKSGAMTGGSRKGSRYSFTGGGEGQLERVAKQITELQDERNALREDLRGVEERLDDARDRKTDAGDEVRSIETEIEKLEGRRESIGDEIENLESDLEELRTERESVDERMNEISTEIEAKTAKVEAIEADIADLESDLADSKIPELTAEIDDLDAEIDDREDKIDDLDAKLNELSLEKEYAEDAIEALHDDIEEAQNRKAEHEERIDDCEAAIAETEAELEAKREAVADLEDELAELKGDRSDLKEDLAEARTKRDQQQDRVNAVESKLENERERVSSLEWEIESLEAEVGDYDPEDVPDHETVLEMIELLTADMEAMEPVNMLAIDEYDDVRADLEELEAGKATLVEEAEGIRDRIEQYETQKKETFMESYEAISAHFTEIFEKLSEGTGTLHLEDEDGPFEGGLTMKAQPGDKPIQRLDAMSGGEKSLTALAFIFAIQRHNPAPFYALDEVDAFLDAVNAERIGEMVEELADRAQFVVVSHRSAMLDRSQRAIGVTMQQDNVSAVTGIDLSSEEVPADD; translated from the coding sequence ATGTACATCAAGGCAGTCGTTTTAGACAGGTTCAAGAGCTTTGGCCGGAAGACGAAGATACCGTTTTACCAGGATTTCACGGTCGTTACTGGCCCGAACGGCTCCGGCAAGTCGAACATCATCGACGCTGTGCTCTTCGCACTCGGGCTCGCTCGCACCCGCGGGATTCGGGCCGAGAAGCTGACCGATCTCATCTATAACCCCGGTCACGAAGACGGGTCGAACACCGGTGGCCCGCGCGAGGCCATCGTCGAAGTCATCCTCGATAACAGCGACGAGACGCTCTCTCGAACGCAGGTAGTCAACGCCGCCGGCAGCGACGACGTCGGCGACGTCGAGGAGATCCGCATTCGCCGCCGGGTCAAAGAGACCGAGGACAACTACTACTCCTATTACTATCTGAACGACCGGGCGGTCAACCTCTCGGACATCCAGGACTTACTCGCCCAGGCCGGCGTCACTCCCGAAGGGTACAACGTCGTCATGCAGGGCGACGTCACCGAGATCATCAACATGACGCCGTACGCACGCCGGCAGATCATCGACGAGATCGCCGGCGTCGCCGAGTTCGATGCGAAAAAAGAAGACGCCTTTTCGGAACTCGAGATCGTCGAAGAACGGATCGACGAAGCGACACTCCGCATCGAAGAGAAACGCGACCGACTCGCCCAGCTCGAGGACGAACGGCGAGAAGCGCTTCGCTATCGACGCCTTCGCCACGAGAAAGAAACGTACGAAGGATACAAGAAAGCCAGCGAACTCGAGGAAAAACGCGAGGCCCTCGGAGCCGCCGAGGCGAACGCCGACGACCTGGCCGACGACTTAGAGGACCTCCAGCGTGACCTCGACGAACGCCAGGGCAAGGTCGTCCGCCTGCAAGAGGATCTCGAGGACCTAAACGCCGAGATCGAGCGCAAAGGCGAGGACGAACAACTACGGATCAAAAGCGAGATCGAAGCGCTCAAAGGCGACGTCTCGCGGCTCGAGGACAGAATCGAGGCAAGCGAGAGCCAGATCGAGGCCGCCGAGGCCGACCGCCGCGAGGCGTTCGTCCAGATCGACCGCAAACAGGAACAGATCGCCGACCTCGACGCCGAGATACGCGAGCACAAACTCGAGAAGGCCTCGCTCAAGACCGAGATCGTCGAACGCGAGGCCGAACGCGAACAGCTCGAAGCCGAAATCGAGGCCGTTGACACCGAGTACGACGAACTCAAAGCCGATCTCGCCGACCGAAAAGCCGATCTCGAGGCGGAAAAAACGGAGCGAAACGATCTCCAGCGCGAGCAGGATCGACTGCTCGATGAAGCCCGGCGACGCTCGAACGCGATCACCGAGACCGAAGCGACGATCGAGGAGAACCGCGAGGAACTGCCGGAACTCGAGCGCAAGCGGTCTGACCTCGAGCGCGAACTCGAAAAAGCCGAGAAGAACCGTGAGAACATCGCAAGCGTCGTCGACGATCTGAAAGCCGAGAAGCGGTCGGTTCAGTCGAAACTCGACGACCTCGACGATACGCTCCAGGCGAAACAACAGGAGTACGCCGAACTCGAGGCGAACGCGGGCGAGAGCGGCGACTCCTCGTTCGGCCGGGCGGTGACGACGATCCTCAACTCGGGACTCGAGGGCGTCCACGGCGCGGTCGCCCAGCTCGGGAGCGTCCCGGGTGAGTACGCCGTCGCCTGTGAGACTGCCGCTGGCGGTCGGCTCGCGAACGTGGTCGTCGACGACGACGTCGTCGGCCAGCAATGTATCGAACACCTCAAGTCGCGAAACGCCGGTCGAGCCACGTTTCTCCCGATGACGGAGATGCACCAGCGTCGACTACCCAACGCACCGACCGATCCCGGCGTCGTTGGCTTCGCCTACGATCTCGTCGACTTCGACACACAGTACGCTAGCGTCTTCTCGTACGTCCTCGGTGACACGCTCGTCGTCGAAGACATCGAAACCGCGCGCTCGTACATGGGCGACTACCGGATGGTCACCCTCGACGGCGATCTGGTCGAAAAAAGCGGCGCGATGACTGGCGGTTCCCGGAAGGGGTCGCGCTACTCCTTTACCGGCGGTGGCGAGGGCCAACTCGAGCGCGTTGCGAAACAGATCACCGAACTCCAGGACGAGCGCAACGCCCTGCGAGAGGACCTGCGCGGTGTCGAAGAGCGACTCGACGACGCTCGCGACCGCAAGACCGACGCCGGGGACGAAGTGCGATCGATCGAGACTGAGATCGAGAAGCTCGAGGGCCGGCGTGAGTCCATCGGCGACGAGATCGAGAACCTCGAGAGCGACCTCGAAGAGCTCAGAACGGAACGGGAGTCCGTCGACGAACGGATGAACGAGATTTCGACCGAGATCGAGGCGAAAACCGCCAAGGTCGAGGCGATCGAAGCCGACATCGCCGATCTCGAGTCCGACCTCGCAGACTCGAAGATTCCAGAGCTCACGGCCGAGATCGACGACCTCGACGCCGAGATCGACGACCGCGAGGACAAGATCGACGATCTCGACGCGAAACTGAACGAACTCAGTCTCGAAAAGGAGTACGCAGAAGACGCGATCGAAGCCCTCCACGACGACATCGAGGAAGCACAGAACCGCAAAGCCGAACACGAAGAACGGATCGACGACTGCGAGGCAGCGATCGCCGAGACAGAAGCCGAACTCGAGGCGAAACGCGAGGCTGTCGCGGACCTCGAAGACGAACTCGCCGAACTCAAAGGCGACCGTAGCGACCTCAAGGAGGACCTCGCCGAGGCACGGACGAAACGCGACCAGCAACAGGACCGCGTCAACGCCGTCGAGAGCAAACTCGAGAACGAACGCGAACGCGTCAGCTCCCTCGAGTGGGAGATCGAGAGCCTCGAGGCGGAAGTCGGCGACTACGACCCCGAGGACGTCCCCGACCACGAGACGGTCCTCGAGATGATTGAGTTGCTGACCGCGGACATGGAGGCGATGGAGCCCGTGAACATGCTCGCCATCGACGAGTACGACGACGTGCGCGCGGATCTCGAAGAACTCGAAGCGGGCAAGGCAACGTTAGTCGAAGAAGCAGAGGGCATCCGCGACCGGATCGAACAGTACGAAACGCAGAAGAAAGAGACGTTCATGGAGTCCTACGAGGCCATCTCCGCACACTTCACGGAGATCTTCGAGAAGCTCTCGGAAGGAACCGGCACGCTCCACCTGGAAGACGAAGATGGCCCCTTCGAAGGGGGGTTAACGATGAAAGCGCAGCCGGGGGATAAACCCATCCAGCGGCTGGACGCGATGTCCGGCGGCGAGAAGTCACTGACCGCACTCGCCTTTATTTTCGCCATCCAGCGACACAATCCGGCGCCGTTTTACGCGCTCGATGAGGTCGACGCCTTCCTCGACGCGGTCAACGCCGAACGGATCGGTGAGATGGTCGAGGAACTGGCCGACCGTGCCCAGTTCGTCGTCGTCTCCCATCGCTCGGCGATGCTCGATCGCTCTCAGCGGGCGATCGGCGTCACGATGCAACAGGACAACGTCAGCGCCGTCACCGGAATCGACCTGAGTAGCGAGGAGGTGCCCGCCGATGACTGA
- a CDS encoding segregation and condensation protein A, with the protein MSDDDIPLNIAGHEEREPPDGGSNNSSDESNDGTVLEFSESSGTDDATEVTADAAKEEADGTDDEDVEPVELLVQLAKDGEIDPWDIDVVRVTDKFLEALDDRDLRTSGRALFYASVLLRMKSDELFAPDEPETEELPPWEAPFADEGPIDGGDDAGHPPGFDPIESLEAEMDRRLERKQARGKPETLDELVRELRSAERGSWWKKSRSYDTSDSPRGYDRGVQELSYHAEDEFRVDDEPTSDDVTHTTHEENIETVIDDVEVVLSEHYANGREEVLYAEIHDVGGTRVMTYLALLFLAHRGQVTLEQDELFGDLWVQQVTVDTEPEEAIAD; encoded by the coding sequence ATGAGTGACGACGACATTCCCCTGAACATCGCCGGTCACGAGGAGAGGGAGCCGCCTGACGGCGGGTCCAACAACTCGAGCGACGAGTCGAACGACGGGACCGTCCTCGAGTTCTCCGAATCCAGCGGCACCGACGACGCGACGGAGGTGACTGCCGACGCAGCGAAAGAGGAGGCCGACGGAACGGACGACGAGGACGTCGAACCCGTCGAACTCCTCGTTCAGCTGGCGAAAGACGGCGAGATCGATCCGTGGGATATCGACGTCGTCCGGGTGACCGATAAGTTCCTCGAGGCGCTCGATGACCGCGACCTGCGGACGTCCGGGCGGGCACTCTTCTATGCGAGCGTCCTCTTGCGGATGAAAAGCGACGAGCTGTTCGCCCCCGACGAACCCGAAACGGAGGAACTCCCGCCGTGGGAAGCGCCGTTCGCCGATGAGGGGCCGATCGACGGTGGCGACGACGCCGGTCACCCACCGGGATTCGACCCCATCGAGAGTCTCGAGGCGGAGATGGATCGTCGACTCGAGCGCAAACAGGCTCGCGGGAAGCCGGAGACGCTCGACGAACTGGTGCGGGAACTCCGGAGTGCCGAGCGTGGGAGCTGGTGGAAGAAATCCCGAAGCTACGATACGAGTGACTCCCCGCGTGGGTACGACCGTGGCGTTCAGGAACTCAGTTACCACGCCGAAGACGAGTTTCGCGTCGACGACGAGCCAACGAGCGACGACGTCACCCACACCACTCACGAAGAGAACATCGAGACCGTCATCGACGATGTCGAGGTCGTCCTCTCCGAACACTACGCTAACGGCCGTGAAGAAGTGCTGTACGCCGAGATCCACGACGTCGGTGGCACGCGTGTGATGACCTACCTCGCGTTGCTCTTTCTGGCACATCGAGGCCAGGTTACACTCGAGCAGGACGAACTGTTCGGCGACCTCTGGGTTCAGCAGGTGACGGTGGACACAGAGCCAGAAGAAGCGATCGCGGACTGA